Proteins encoded within one genomic window of Vanrija pseudolonga chromosome 3, complete sequence:
- the OPT5_0 gene encoding Oligopeptide transporter 5, which translates to MSELHHRHFAHPEPAVEERGAAPFPEVPETDVTHEKDVVVSEKPKGSEYVDASVLDPNADSSREASNEKLAHEPVETEHIIKTGADAANYLLSIRDDHDQALTVRSMVLGTAVAAFQATMNQIYLFKPTNVTISGTFIVLIIWFLGRLWAFALPRGDRLLAKRGPDAPRPWWVSALVLLNPGPFTLKEHAVAAITASSASNGAASISVFTVQKLFYNTGLNAATVILSTLSIGLFGYGLTGILRPMTVWHVESVYWTNIPLVKILQALHWDDLHDSKPLRWFWYCFSGMTVYEFLPAYIMPWLNSVSVPCLAAMHTKGSRGAILNNIFGGSLNNQGLGILNYSFDWQYLTSTAASMPLKLQANFAAGIVICYIAMIAVYYGNAWGAKAQPFMSTSLRTAAGGRYNSSAVFINGILDEAKLESVGLPQLAGTYTWALMIGNAAIGALIGHIILFWGKDIVETVKKLRKNEIDDRHHRIMMENYKEAPWWWYITILIGAFVLGIIVVTVEHLTLPVWGYIVALLLGAFISPFSTILYARFGNGIATNALMKMVAGVAHPGRPIANLYFSAWSHSVISQSLNLASDLKMGEYLKIPPRVMFLTQVWGTIFGAFINYVVMISVVNQHRNLLVNSDGNSAWSGQYFQSLDNQATTWALAKYLYSAGKPYVLVPAGLGIGFGICVLHWVIVKIRPAIGRFDLRELNTPQLLVYSGYLGYNQTQTCIIWSTLTIGFFFQYYLRNYHPRFFKDYSYLVMAGFDGGSLLVLFILSFAVFGAGGPQKPFPNWWGNPADGYPDHCPST; encoded by the exons ATGTCCGAGCTGCACCACCGCCACTTTGCGCACCCCGAACccgcggtcgaggagcgcggcgccgcgccgttccCCGAGGTGCCCGAGACGGACGTCACGCACGAGAAGGACGTCGTGGTGAGCGAAAAGCCCAAGGGGAGCGAGTACGTCGACGCGAGCGTGCTCGACCCGAacgccgactcgtcgcgcgAGGCGTCAAACGAAAAGCTCGCGCATGAGCCTGTCGAGACAGAACACATCATCAAGActggcgccgatgccgccaaCTACCTCCTCTCGATCCGCGACGACCATGACCAGGCGCTCACCGTGCGCTCGATGGTGCTCGGCACGGCGGTCGCCGCGTTCCAGGCGACCATGAACCAGATCTACCTT tTTAAACCCACCAACGTCACCATCTCCGGCACGTtcatcgtcctcatcatcTGGTTCCTCGGTCGGCTGTGGGCGTTCGCCCTGCCCCGCGGTGACCGTCTGCTGGCGAAGCGCGGACCCGACGCGCCACGCCCGTGGTGGGTCTCGGCGCTGGTCCTCCTCAACCCCGGTCCCTTCACACTCAAGGAGcacgccgtggcggcgattactgcgtcgtcggcctccaaCGGTGCGGCTTCCATCTCCGTCTTCACCGTCCAGAAGCTGTTCTACAACACGGGCCTGAACGCTGCGACGGTCATCCTCTCGACGTTGTCCATCGGCCTGTTCGGCTACGGCCTGACGGGCATCTTGCGGCCCATGACGGTGTGGCACGTCGAGTCGGTGTACTGGACCAACATCCCGCTCGTGAAGATCCTGCAGGCGCTGCACTGGGACGACCTGCACGACTCGAAGCCGCTCCGCTGGTTCTGGTACTGCTTCTCCGGCATGACAGTGTACGAGTTCCTCCCGGCGTACATCATGCCGTGGCTTAACTCGGTCTCGGTGCCGTGCCTCGCCGCGATGCACACCAAGGGCAGCCGGGGCGCGATCCTCAACAACATCTTCGGCGGGTCGCTCAACAACCAAGGTCTCGGCATCCTCAACTACTCGTTCGACTGGCAATACCTcacgagcacggccgcgtcgaTGCCGCTCAAGCTCCAGGCCAACTTCGCCGCGGGTATCGTCATCTGCTACATCGCCATGATCGCAGTGTACTACGGCAACGCTTGGGGCGCAAAGGCGCAGCCCTTcatgtcgacgagcttgcgtaccgccgcgggcgggcgaTACAACTCGAGCGCAGTGTTCATCAACGGTattctcgacgaggccaagctcgagagCGTAGGCCTcccccagctcgccggcaCGTACACGTGGGCGCTGATGATTGGCAACGCGGCGATCGGCGCGCTCATCGGCCACATCATCCTCTTCTGGGGCAAGGATATCGTCGAGACGGTCAAGAAGCTGCGCAAGAACGAGATCGACGACCGCCACCACAGGATCATGATGGAAAACTACAAGGAGGccccgtggtggtggtacaTCACCATCCTGATCGGCGCgttcgtcctcggcatcatCGTCGTGACAGTGGAGCACCTCACTCTCCCAGTCTGGGGGTACAttgtcgcgctcctcctcggcgcgttcATCTCGCCGTTTTCGACAATCCTGTACGCGCGCTTCGGAAACGGCATCGCGACCAACGCCCTCATGAAGATGGTCGCCGGTGTCGCGCACCCCGGCCGCCCGATCGCCAATCTCTACTTCTCCGCCTGGTCCCACTCGGTCATCTCGCAGtcgctcaacctcgcctcAGACCTCAAGATGGGAGAGTACCTCAAGATCCCGCCCCGTGTCATGTTCCTCACGCAGGTGTGGGGCACCATCTTCGGCGCGTTCATCAATTATGTGGTTATGATCTCCGTCGTCAACCAGCACCGCAACCTCCTCGTCAACTCGGACGGTAACTCCGCCTGGTCGGGCCAGTACTTCCAGAGCCTGGACAACCAGGCAACGACGTGGGCACTGGCAAAGTATCTGTATTCCGCAGGCAAGCCGTACGTCCTGGTCCCTGCTGGTTTGGGTATCGGCTTCGGCATCTGTGTCCTCCACTGGGTGATCGTCAAGATTCGCCCCGCGATCGGCCGCTTCGACCTCCGCGAGCTCAACACcccgcagctcctcgtctACTCGGGATACCTCGGCTACAACCAGACCCAGACGTGTATCATCTGGTCGACGCTCACCATCGGCTTCTTCTTCCAGTACTACCTCCGCAACTACCACCCAAGGTTCTTCAAGGACTACTCGTACCTCGTCATGGCCGGCTTTGACGGTGGttcgctgctggtgctgttCATTCTCTCGTTCGCCGTGTTCGGTGCCGGAGGACCTCAGAAGCCGTTCCCCAACTGGTGGGGCAACCCAGCCGACGGCTACCCCGACCACTGTCCTTCGACCTAG
- the CND03570 gene encoding Arginine biosynthesis bifunctional protein ArgJ, mitochondrial, whose translation MLRLSTAAARLPSALTRGFASTRSVLAPNKDHHIITYPAEAFPKGFYVAATHCGIKKSGALDLGILASSTERPTAAAASMTRNVFKAAPVTVTTELLSKGKGRAAGFVVNSGCANAVTGKQGLDNAWATSNTLTQLLPKHADAHGAGSLVMSTGVIGQNLPINKLTDAIPGLVKKLDSAPDAWMDLARAFMTTDTFPKLRARTFTLGGREVRMVGIDKGAGMIAPKMGPPQPPHATLLGVIATDAAIEPAALQSALNYAVDRSFNSITVDGDMSTNDTVLVLANGAAVPDLPEISEANTTEFDTFKEELASFAAELAQLVVRDGEGATKFVEVKVTNAPSFDIANKVAKSVANSALFKTAMYGQDANWGRILCAVGYTDIPEGTVDPTKVSVQFIPAGKLKGEAPLRLLKNGEPEPEIDEARASVILAEEDLEVLIDLGAGSAESKVWTCDFSHEYVTINGDYRS comes from the exons ATGCTCCGATTGTccaccgctgctgctcgtctACCATCAGCACTGACCCGCGGGttcgcgtcgacgcggtcggtCCTCGCGCCGAACAAGGACCACCACATCATCACGTACCCAGCCGAGGCGTTCCCCAAGGGCTTCTATGTCGCCGCGACCCACTGCGGGATCAAGAagagcggcgcgctcgacctcggcatcctcgcgTCGTCAACTGAGCGtccgaccgccgccgcggcgtccatGACGCGTAACGTTTTCAAAGCCGCCCCGGTGACCGTCACCACCGAGCTGCTGtcaaagggcaagggccgcgccgcgggcttTGTCGTCAACTCGGGCTGTGCGAACGCCGTGACCGGCAAGCAGGGCCTCGATAACGCCTGGGCGACAAGCAACACCCTCACCCAGCTGCTCCCgaagcacgccgacgcgcacggcgcAGGCTCCCTCGTCATGTCCACTGGCGTCATCGGCCAGAACCTCCCCATCAACAAGCTTACCGACGCGATTCCCGGCCTTGTGAAGAAGCTCGACAGCGCGCCAGACGCGTGGAtggacctcgcgcgcgcgttcaTGACGACCGACACGTTCCCCAAGCTCCGCGCACGCACGTtcaccctcggcggccgcgaagTGCGCATGGTCGGGATCGACAAGGGCGCCGGCATGATCGCGCCCAAGATGGGCCCGCCTCAGCCGCCCCACGCTACGCTTCTCGGCGTGATTGCGACTGACGCCGCGATTGAGCCTGCCGCGCTCCAGTCGGCGCTCAACTACGCCGTCGACAGAAGCTTCAACAGCAtcaccgtcgacggcgacatgAGCACAAACGACAcggtgctggtgctcgcCAACGGCGCGGCCGTGCCCGACCTGCCCGAGATCAGCGAGGCCAACACGACCGAGTTTGACACGttcaaggaggagctggcgagctttgccgccgagctcgcgcagctggtcgtccgcgacggcgagggcgcgacCAAGTttgtcgaggtcaaggtgACCAACGCGCCGAGCTTTGACATTGCCAACAAGGTGGCCAAGAGCGTGGCCAACTCGGCGCTTTTCAAGACGGCCATGTACGGCCAGGACGCCAACTGGGGCAGAATCCTGTGTGCCGT CGGCTACACCGACATCCCAGAGGGCACCGTCGACCCGACCAAGGTCTCGGTGCAGTTCATCCCCGCCGGCAAGTTGAAGGGCGAGGCGCCTCTCCGCCTGTTGAAGaacggcgagcccgagcccgagattgacgaggcgcgcgcgtccgtcatcctcgccgaggaggacctcgaggtgctcatcgacctcggcgccgggtcGGCAGAGTCTAAGGTCTGGACGTGCGACTTCTCGCACGAATACGTGACCATTAACGGTGAT TACCGTTCGTAA
- the penE gene encoding Pentalenolactone D synthase: protein MTIENLDGEQLRQKYAEERDKRLQAPAGRKFKRLEQPGHVVDLHLPVQPREPVKDSVDFTFVGGGFSGLITSARVKEAVPNANIRILDQAGDFGGVWYWNRYPGAMCDTAAMVYMPLLEETGHMPTRKYAMGPEIHEHTRRIGRHYDLYKHALFHTAVTAVSWDADLKRWRVQTNRGDDFTTKYLTVGTGPLTVAQLPDIPGIDSFKGKAFHTSRWEYEFTGGDRSGAPLTGLADKRVAIIGTGATAIQCIPELAKYAKELLVFQRTPSAVDIRNNHDIDPEWFSKVAAEPGWQQRWLDNFTSIWALTGGRPAEIMQKYDDLVKDGWSELALRIQSVFLSLKPEERNPQGVMLAIERSDDETTSRIRARVDEVVTADPAAAEGLKAWYRQLCKRPTFHDEYLQCFNRPNVTLIDTDGQGVDRITPTGLHALGKDYDVDVIIYASGFEFQNTSFTSRLGFEITGPEGTLTDAWADGMRSLHGRQTKGFPNLFLTQLAQAARFAANVPANFLESARAIAGVVKYMEENGKQTIDVSKEAEDAWFDLIVSAAPRAQRDECTPGHYNNEGKITLDKPSPSGMGSGYPGGPVAFFQLQRDWTKRGLETGEFEGTVVA from the coding sequence ATGACTATTGAGaacctcgacggcgagcagcttCGCCAGAAGtatgccgaggagcgcgatAAGCGACTGCAGGCCCCAGCCGGGCGCAAGTTCAAGCGGCTTGAGCAGCCCggccacgtcgtcgacctgcaCCTGCCCGTGCAGCCGCGCGAGCCTGTTAAGGACAGCGTCGACTTTACGTTTGTCGGCGGTGGCTTCTCGGGCCTCAtcacgagcgcgcgcgtcaaaGAGGCCGTGCCGAACGCCAACATCCGCATCCTCGACCAGGCGggcgactttggcggcgTGTGGTACTGGAACCGGTACCCCGGCGCCATGTGCGACACGGCAGCCATGGTCTACATGCCCCTGCTCGAAGAGACGGGCCACATGCCGACGCGCAAGTACGCCATGGGCCCCGAGATCCACGAGCACACGCGCCGCATCGGCCGCCACTACGACCTGTACAAGCATGCCTTGTTCCACACTGCCGTGACTGCCGTGTCGTGggacgccgacctcaagcgcTGGCGCGTGCAGACGAACCGCGGAGACGACTTTACGACCAAGTACCTCACGGTCGGGACGGGCCCGCTCAccgtcgcgcagctgccCGATATCCCCGGCATCGACAGcttcaagggcaaggcgttCCACACCTCGCGGTGGGAGTACGAGTTCACTGGTGGCGACCGgtccggcgcgccgctcaccgGCCTTGCGGACAAGCGCGTCGCCATCATTGGCACGGGCGCGACCGCCATCCAGTGCATCCCCGAGCTGGCAAAGTACGCCAAGGAGCTGCTCGTGTTCcagcgcacgccgtcggccgtcgATATCCGCAACAACCACGATATCGACCCCGAGTGGTTCAGCAAGGTAGCGGCCGAGCCCGGATGGCAGCAGCGCTGGCTCGACAACTTTACGTCGATCTGGGCGTTGACTGGTGGCCGACCTGCTGAGATTATGCAGAAGTACGACGACCTGGTGAAAGATGGGTGGTCagagctcgcgctgcgcaTCCAGTCGGTTTTCTTGTccctcaagcccgaggagcGTAACCCCCAGGGCGTGATGCTGGCCATTGAgcggagcgacgacgagacgacgagccgcaTCCGTGCgcgtgtcgacgaggtggtgacGGCCGACCCTGCCGCAGCCGAGGGACTCAAGGCATGGTACCGCCAGCTGTGCAAGCGCCCTACCTTCCACGACGAGTACTTGCAGTGCTTCAACCGGCCTAATGTTACTCTCATCGACACGGACGGACAGGGCGTGGACCGAATCACGCCGACGGGCCTGCACGCCCTCGGCAAGGACTATGACGTCGACGTGATCATCTACGCGAGCGGGTTCGAGTTCCAGAACACGAGCTTCACCTCGCGTCTCGGATTCGAGATCACCGGACCGGAGGGGACACTCACCGACGCGTGGGCGGACGGGATGCGCTCGCTGCACGGACGCCAGACGAAGGGCTTCCCCAACCTCTTCCTGACGCAACTTGCGCAGGCGGCACGCTTTGCAGCCAACGTGCCTGCCAACTTcctcgagtcggcgcgcgcgattGCCGGAGTCGTCAAGTACATGGAGGAGAACGGCAAGCAGACGATCGACGTGagcaaggaggccgaggacgcgtgGTTCGACCTCAtcgtgtccgccgcgcctagggcgcagcgcgacgagtgCACGCCCGGCCACTACAACAACGAGGGCAAGATCACGCTCGACAAGCCGAGCCCGAGCGGCATGGGGTCCGGATACCCGGGCGGACCCGTAGCCTTCTTCCAGCTCCAGCGGGACTGGACCAAGCGCGGgctcgagacgggcgagtTTGAGGGCACCGTCGTGGCGTAG
- the CCS1 gene encoding Superoxide dismutase 1 copper chaperone, which produces MTCQNCVTAVNDALRDVPGIERYDIELENKRVTITGKTPPSQLLSALKSTHRQVLVRGASAADSSVPSQAAVSILESPVDVPTGNACSTTPLRDIPGMNEAEFSQKVFGIARYVQVAPKSVLLDLTVRIPKDEHTTPASVYHAYVSKTGNLVDPPSTTGGAYVHLGAITLDKDGYGDLFKEVDGEIWEWIGRATVVEAKDAPAEAKSIGSIFAGVVARSSGAWGNDKTVCACSGRTMWEEGREMERKGLL; this is translated from the exons ATGACCTGCCAGAAC tGCGTGACGGCTGTCAACGACGCACTCCGTGATGTGCCAG GCATTGAGCGGTATGACATTGAGCTCGAGAACAAGCGTGTCACGATCACTGGAAAGA CGCCCCCCTCCCAGCTCCTCTCGGCACTCAAGTCGACACACCGGCAAGTGCTAGTTCGTGGCGCGTCGGCTGCCGACTCGTCGGTCCCCTCCCAAGCCGCCGTCAGCATCCTCGAGTCCCCCGTCGACGTGCCGACAGGCAACGCGTGCTCGaccacgccgctgcgcgaCATTCCGGGCATGAACGAGGCCGAGTTTAGCCAGAAGGTGTTCGGCATCGCGCGCTACGTGCAGGTTGCGCCCAAGTCtgtgctgctcgacctgaCTGTCCGCATCCCCAAGGACGAGCACACGACCCCCGCGTCCGTGTACCACGCGTACGTGAGCAAGACGGGCAACCTTGTCGacccgccgagcacgaccgGCGGCGCGTACGTCCACCTGGGCGCGATCacgctcgacaaggacggctaCGGCGACCTGTtcaaggaggtcgacggcgagatcTGGGAGTGGATCGGCCGCGCgaccgtcgtcgaggccaaggacgcgcctgccgaggccaagtcGATCGGGTCCATCTTTGCCGGTGTGGTTGCGAGGAGTTCCGGTGCATGGGGTAACGACAAGACGGTGTGCGCCTGCTCTGGGCGGACAATGTGGGAGGAGGGCAGGGAGATGGAGCGCAAGGGCTTGCTCTAG
- the MUP1_2 gene encoding High-affinity methionine permease, whose product MSHRASDDLAQVPHLAGDLGGKRQFVIRGDLAYVGEKGENGAEATYQNAEGAPIETTSPLGYNVGYWSSFFLNVSMIIGTGISSSILHGVGSVSLSLIYWVIGAAIAFSGTSVLIELASYFPSRSGSNVVYLEQAFPRPLYFWPLVFAFQVIVVRFNSGNAFVVASYLFRLSTHTPTDWEIKGVAIAVVTLVSALVIVHQKLSLHVINVLGVVKILTLVFITITGWAVLGGGFKHKVADPNANFRNSFKGTSSDGYGISNALVSIIYSYTGYENAVRFANEVKDPIRTIKNSTFTSVGIVFFLYFFVNIAYFAAIPAEAVLHSDLTTASLYFKTLFGAKAARGLTILPILSAVGNITAVITGQARLIREIGRQGVVPYPHIWVQTKPFGTPIFPVFIMWFFATFFIIVPPAGSAFNFINALQKYPSSFFLALMTVGLYFIRHQRAKVGLPRSSYRSWDFVNIFFFLTNAFLLVMPWVPPKGGLNDSSFGFFYGTAALVGLGFILLCGGYYVLWVKILPKLGNYQIRKIVVTHDDGSIGHQLINVPNDEVDEWDRKHDPAGHSITSADDNNVEYVNVDDEGKEKV is encoded by the exons ATGTCGCACCGCGCATCAGACGACCTAGCCCAAGTgccccacctcgccggcgacctGGGCGGCAAGCGCCAGTTCGTGATCAGGGGCGACCTGGCGTACGtcggcgagaagggcgagaacggcgccgaggcgacgtACCAGAatgccgagggcgcgccgATCGAGACGACGAGTCCGCTCGGTTACAACGTTGGCTATTGGAGCAGTTTCTTCCTCAACGTGTCGATGATTATCGGCACGGGTATTT CCTCGTCCATCCTCCACGGCGTCGGATCAGTCAGCCTGTCCCTCATCTACTGGGtcatcggcgcggcgatcgcCTTCAGCGGCACGTCGGTGCTGATCGAGCTGGCGAGTTACTtcccctcgcgctcgggctcgaATGTCGTGtacctcgagcaggcgtTCCCGCGCCCGCTGTACTTCTGGCCTCTGGTATTCGCGTTCCAGGTGATTGTGGTGCGCTTCAACTCTGGCAATGCGTTTG TCGTCGCGTCCTACCTCTTCCGCCTCAGTACGCACACCCCGACCGACTGGGAGATCAAGGGCGtggccatcgccgtcgtgaCCTTGGTGTCGGCGCTCGTGATCGTCCACCAGAAGCTGTCGCTGCACGTGATCAACGTCCTTGGCGTGGTCAAGATCCTCACCCTTGTCTT CATCACGATCACCGGCTgggccgtcctcggcggcgggttcAAGCACAAGGTCGCCGACCCCAACGCAAACTTCCGTAACTCGTTCAAGggcaccagcagcgacggctACGGTATCTCGAACGCGCTCGTGTCCATCATCTACTCGTACACGGGCTACGAGAACGCCGTGCGCTTCGCcaacgaggtcaaggaccCCATCCGTACCATCAAGAACTCGACGTTCACGTCTGTCGGTATCGTCTTCTTCCTGTACTTCTTTGTCAACATTGCGTACTTTGCcgcga tccccgccgaggccgtcctcCACTCCGACCTCACGACCGCGTCGCTCTACTTCAAGACACTGTtcggcgccaaggctgccCGCGGCCTCACTATCCTGCCCATCCTCTCGGCGGTGGGCAACATCACGGCCGTCATAACAGGCCAGGCGCGTCTCATCCGCGAGATTGGCCGCCAGGGCGTCGTGCCCTACCCTCACATCTGGGTGCAGACCAAGCCATTCGGCACGCCCATCTTCCCCGTCTTCATCATG tGGTTCTTCGCTACCTTCTTCATTATTGTGCCTCCTGCCGGCTCGGCCTTCAACTTCA TCAACGCGCTCCAGAAGTAcccctcgtccttcttcctcgcgctcatgaCGGTCGGTCTCTACTTTATCCGCCACCAGCGCGCCAAGGTCGGCCTCCCGCGCTCCTCCTACCGCTCGTGGGACTTTGTCAAcatcttcttcttcctgACCAACGCGTTCCTTCTGGTCATGCCCTGGGTTCCGCCCAAGGGAGGCCTCAACGACTCGAGCTTTGGCTTCTTCTACGGCACTGCGGCGTTGGTTGGCCTTGGCTT CATCCTCCTCTGCGGCGGCTACTACGTCCTCTGGGTCAAGATCCTGCCCAAGCTTGGCAACTACCAGATCCGCAAAATTGTCGtcacgcacgacgacggctcgaTCGGCCACCAGCTCATCAACGTCCccaacgacgaggtcgacgagtggGACCGCAAGCACGACCCTGCGGGCCACTCGATCAcctcggccgacgacaacaacgtcGAGTatgtcaatgtcgacgacgagggcaaggagaaggtgTAG